A window of the Streptomyces sp. Ag109_O5-10 genome harbors these coding sequences:
- a CDS encoding hemolysin III family protein, with protein MIAEDTEPPSHGREPRPRPAGPGNPPDTLRIRAMDASAVATGRLTAATGPECGVERAAAALKPRMRGWLHAGVFPLALVGGVVLIAVSRTGAAVAACSVYALSACLLFGTSAVYHRGTWGPRGEAVLRRLDHANIFLIIAGTYTPLAVLLLPEGRQQVLLAVVWAGALAGIAFRILWIAAPRWLYTPCYIALGWVAVFNLPDFARTGGAAVVVLVIAGGLLYTAGAIVYGLKRPDPSPAWFGFHEVFHTLTIAAFTAHYTAILLAAT; from the coding sequence ATGATCGCCGAAGACACTGAGCCGCCGTCCCACGGACGGGAGCCCCGGCCCCGGCCCGCCGGCCCGGGCAACCCGCCCGACACCTTGCGTATCCGGGCGATGGATGCGTCTGCCGTCGCAACAGGCCGGCTGACTGCCGCCACCGGCCCGGAGTGCGGGGTGGAGCGGGCGGCGGCTGCGTTGAAGCCGAGGATGCGCGGTTGGCTGCACGCCGGTGTGTTCCCCCTGGCGCTCGTCGGGGGCGTCGTCCTGATCGCCGTCTCGCGCACGGGCGCGGCAGTGGCGGCCTGCTCGGTGTACGCACTGTCGGCGTGCTTGTTGTTCGGTACCAGCGCCGTCTACCACCGCGGAACGTGGGGGCCGCGCGGGGAGGCGGTCCTGCGGCGGCTGGACCACGCGAACATCTTTCTGATCATCGCCGGCACCTACACCCCGCTGGCGGTACTGCTGCTGCCCGAAGGACGGCAGCAGGTGCTGCTGGCGGTGGTGTGGGCTGGCGCGCTGGCCGGCATCGCCTTCCGCATCCTGTGGATCGCAGCTCCCCGCTGGCTGTACACCCCGTGCTACATCGCGCTGGGCTGGGTGGCCGTCTTCAATCTGCCCGACTTCGCGCGCACCGGCGGTGCCGCGGTCGTCGTGCTCGTCATCGCCGGCGGTCTGCTCTACACCGCGGGAGCCATCGTCTACGGGCTCAAGCGCCCCGACCCCTCACCGGCCTGGTTCGGCTTCCACGAGGTCTTCCACACCCTGACCATCGCCGCCTTCACCGCGCACTACACCGCCATCCTCCTCGCAGCCACATGA
- a CDS encoding MerR family transcriptional regulator gives MTADDTFSRLDDVYRACTMGRAAEMLGTTQGFLRAVGGARLIAPLRSRGGHRRYSRYQLRIAARARELVDEGTPVEAVCRIIALEDQLEEAQRINAEHRRSAALHTAAT, from the coding sequence ATGACAGCAGACGACACCTTCAGCCGTCTCGACGACGTCTACCGCGCCTGCACCATGGGTCGGGCCGCCGAGATGCTCGGCACCACCCAGGGCTTCCTGCGCGCCGTCGGCGGCGCCCGCCTCATCGCCCCGCTGCGCTCCCGGGGCGGACACCGCCGCTATTCCCGCTACCAGCTGCGCATCGCCGCCCGCGCCCGGGAACTCGTCGACGAGGGAACCCCTGTCGAGGCCGTGTGCCGCATCATCGCCCTCGAGGACCAGCTCGAGGAAGCCCAGCGCATCAATGCCGAACACCGCCGCAGTGCAGCCCTGCACACAGCCGCCACCTGA
- a CDS encoding transposase encodes MEQPTDHRLRPCRHQKLPVAPRPRRVVRWIMTDPDRLPADDAHELKEIRAACPHLDATARYVRDLAAILHERRGDLLPDWMERVLAEYLPALPSLVTGLRRDQDAVVAGLSSSWSSGQVEGHVTRIKLLKRKGYGRDCVRARVFGLLLSCRDSGHGRSLGIDWVDPQLLESVLQGFQPGVS; translated from the coding sequence GTGGAACAGCCGACCGATCATCGTCTTCGCCCGTGCCGGCACCAAAAGTTGCCGGTGGCGCCGCGGCCTCGCCGCGTGGTCCGCTGGATCATGACCGACCCGGACCGCCTCCCCGCCGACGACGCCCACGAGCTCAAGGAGATCCGGGCAGCCTGCCCGCACCTCGACGCCACGGCTCGGTACGTTCGCGACCTCGCCGCCATACTCCACGAACGTCGCGGCGACCTGCTGCCCGACTGGATGGAGCGCGTCCTCGCTGAGTACCTACCCGCACTGCCCTCGCTGGTCACCGGCCTGCGCCGGGACCAGGACGCCGTCGTCGCCGGCCTATCGAGCTCCTGGAGCTCGGGCCAGGTCGAAGGCCACGTCACGCGGATCAAGCTCCTCAAGCGGAAAGGTTATGGCCGTGACTGCGTCCGGGCTCGGGTGTTCGGCCTGCTCCTCAGCTGCCGCGACTCAGGCCACGGACGCTCGCTGGGGATCGACTGGGTCGATCCCCAGCTCCTGGAATCGGTTCTCCAAGGCTTCCAGCCCGGCGTCAGCTGA
- a CDS encoding TetR/AcrR family transcriptional regulator, with protein sequence MPRITKEDKARNRQNILEAASRMFRSQGIDAVGIAELMKEAGLTHGGFYNHFASKNELAVEVCGASYAASLAVLAQAIEDGPDQAGSPLERVVADYLSTAHRDAPDGGCPSASMATDAGRHSETVQSAYAEGVEGYLTGFTAEFLREAEEKNHGLDPAEARHRAIRLLSEMVGALMLARAVCHVEPGLSDEILQTGRSHALN encoded by the coding sequence ATGCCGCGGATCACCAAGGAAGACAAGGCCCGCAACCGGCAGAACATCCTCGAAGCGGCGAGCCGCATGTTCCGCTCGCAGGGCATCGACGCGGTCGGCATCGCCGAGCTGATGAAGGAAGCCGGACTCACCCACGGCGGCTTCTACAACCACTTCGCCTCCAAGAACGAGCTGGCCGTGGAGGTGTGCGGCGCCTCCTACGCCGCCTCGCTCGCGGTCCTGGCCCAGGCGATCGAGGACGGCCCGGACCAGGCCGGCTCACCGCTGGAGCGGGTCGTGGCCGACTATCTGTCCACCGCACACCGTGACGCCCCGGACGGCGGCTGCCCCTCCGCCTCCATGGCCACCGACGCCGGACGGCACAGCGAAACCGTGCAGAGCGCGTACGCCGAAGGCGTCGAGGGATACCTCACCGGCTTCACCGCCGAGTTCCTGCGCGAAGCCGAGGAGAAAAACCACGGGCTCGACCCGGCCGAAGCCCGCCACAGGGCCATCCGCCTGCTCAGCGAAATGGTCGGCGCACTGATGCTCGCCCGCGCCGTATGCCACGTCGAGCCCGGACTTTCCGACGAGATCCTGCAGACCGGCCGCAGCCACGCCCTCAACTGA
- a CDS encoding zinc-binding dehydrogenase has product MMRVIINSSWKESTMRAIAYDQHGEAGQVLRLSKRPAPAAPATGQVQVRVLSRPIHPGDLAGVEGLPGWPRQRFATPRIPGVEAMGVIEAVGEGVQDLRPGQRVAFFPVPGAWSEVVTAPADLVVSVPEDLGDDTAALMLANPLTLLSLLRAVQHAQRGRAGPVVQTAAGSSVGKLVSAAALKHGIPLVNLVRSATGAQTLRQRFPALPVISTADADWRTQVQDATGGRGVQVVLDAVGGSLTGELAGLLADGGTLITYGGLGSGSTSLESLALTPRALTVRGTSVFQWMAARTPEERAEDVAFAARLAATAPELFEVAARYDLADFAKAIDHVRRPGRNGTVLLTSPAP; this is encoded by the coding sequence ATGATGAGGGTCATCATTAATAGTTCGTGGAAGGAGAGCACCATGCGCGCCATCGCCTACGACCAGCACGGTGAAGCCGGGCAGGTACTACGCCTGAGCAAGCGGCCGGCCCCTGCTGCGCCCGCAACCGGGCAGGTTCAGGTGCGGGTGCTGTCCAGGCCGATCCACCCCGGCGACCTGGCGGGAGTGGAGGGCCTTCCGGGTTGGCCGCGGCAGCGGTTCGCCACGCCCCGGATTCCCGGCGTGGAGGCAATGGGCGTCATCGAGGCCGTCGGCGAGGGTGTGCAGGATCTGCGGCCCGGCCAGCGGGTGGCGTTCTTCCCGGTGCCGGGCGCGTGGAGCGAAGTCGTCACGGCGCCGGCCGATCTTGTGGTGTCGGTGCCCGAGGACCTCGGCGACGACACCGCGGCGTTGATGCTGGCCAACCCGCTGACCCTGCTCTCCTTGCTGCGGGCGGTCCAGCACGCCCAGCGCGGCCGGGCCGGTCCGGTGGTGCAGACGGCCGCCGGTTCGTCGGTGGGAAAGCTGGTCAGCGCCGCAGCCCTCAAGCACGGCATCCCGCTGGTCAACCTGGTGCGCAGCGCCACGGGGGCGCAGACATTGCGGCAGCGCTTCCCCGCACTGCCGGTCATCTCGACGGCCGACGCCGACTGGCGCACTCAGGTCCAGGACGCGACCGGCGGCCGGGGCGTCCAGGTCGTACTGGACGCGGTGGGCGGATCCCTGACCGGTGAGCTGGCCGGGCTGCTCGCCGACGGCGGCACGCTGATCACCTACGGAGGGCTCGGTTCCGGCAGCACGTCGCTGGAGTCGCTCGCGCTGACCCCGCGGGCCCTGACCGTGCGGGGGACGTCCGTCTTCCAGTGGATGGCCGCCCGCACGCCCGAGGAGCGGGCCGAGGACGTCGCCTTCGCCGCCCGGCTGGCCGCGACCGCCCCGGAACTCTTCGAGGTCGCCGCCCGCTACGACCTCGCCGACTTCGCGAAGGCCATCGACCACGTCCGCCGCCCCGGCAGGAACGGAACCGTCCTGCTCACCAGCCCCGCACCCTGA
- a CDS encoding NADPH-dependent F420 reductase — MKIGTLGAGTVAQAIARHAVAHGHQVVLSNSRGPASLARLADEIGPLAQAGTPQEAAAAELVVLAVGWPQIPDAVAGLPPFDGRIVIDATNQFASPPPPMKIADLGELTGSEHVASLLPGARVVKAFNTLYGQYIAADPRHRSGRQVLFLAGDDADAKTTVKDLTAAFGFAPVDLGSLREGGRLMQLGGPLSGLHALKQD, encoded by the coding sequence ATGAAGATCGGAACCCTCGGCGCCGGAACCGTCGCCCAGGCCATCGCCCGCCACGCCGTGGCCCACGGCCACCAGGTCGTCCTGAGCAACAGCCGCGGCCCCGCCTCCCTGGCCCGCCTCGCCGACGAAATCGGACCGCTCGCCCAGGCCGGCACCCCGCAGGAAGCCGCCGCGGCGGAACTCGTCGTGCTCGCAGTCGGCTGGCCCCAGATCCCGGACGCGGTAGCCGGCCTGCCTCCCTTCGACGGGCGCATCGTCATCGACGCCACCAACCAGTTCGCCTCCCCGCCCCCGCCCATGAAGATCGCCGACCTGGGCGAGCTGACCGGCAGCGAACACGTCGCCTCCCTGCTTCCCGGAGCCCGCGTCGTCAAGGCGTTCAACACCCTCTACGGCCAGTACATCGCCGCCGACCCGCGCCACCGGTCCGGACGCCAGGTGCTGTTCCTCGCCGGTGACGACGCCGACGCCAAGACCACCGTCAAGGACCTCACCGCCGCCTTCGGCTTCGCCCCCGTCGACCTCGGCTCCTTGCGCGAGGGCGGACGCCTCATGCAGCTCGGCGGCCCGCTCTCCGGCCTCCACGCCCTCAAACAGGACTGA
- a CDS encoding alkene reductase, with amino-acid sequence MTTQPLLQPVRLGALELPNSVVMAPMTRARAQNAELAPTDLHATYYAQRAGAGLIVTEGTWVNADAIGFIHAPGIYTETQTAGWVKVTEAVHEAGGRIVSQLGHLGAASHPDHLGGRLPAGPSAINPGEKSFTPSGPKDTVTPRAYTSAEIAATIADYRHAAENARRAGFDGVEIHAQQSHLIPQFLNPRLNQRTDAYGGSSEKRARLLLDILDAVSDVFGSDRVSVKMSPGWNNGTTFTADEEALADYDQLFKKLNDSNLAYLHLLGTPGTIEERIALFSRYRAHYQGNIIANLGFTQALGNEILDHKIVNAVSFAEPFIANPDLVERFAQGHPLADGDRATYYAGHAEGYTDYPAFTAN; translated from the coding sequence ATGACCACCCAGCCCCTGCTCCAGCCCGTCCGCCTCGGCGCCCTGGAACTCCCCAACAGCGTCGTCATGGCCCCCATGACCCGCGCCCGTGCTCAGAACGCCGAGCTGGCCCCCACCGACCTCCACGCGACCTACTACGCGCAGCGTGCCGGCGCCGGCCTGATCGTCACTGAGGGAACCTGGGTAAACGCCGACGCGATCGGTTTCATCCACGCGCCCGGCATCTACACCGAGACGCAGACCGCCGGCTGGGTGAAGGTCACCGAAGCCGTCCACGAGGCCGGCGGCCGGATCGTCTCCCAGCTCGGCCACCTCGGCGCGGCCTCCCACCCCGACCACCTCGGCGGCCGCCTGCCCGCCGGACCCTCGGCCATCAACCCCGGCGAAAAGTCCTTCACCCCCTCCGGCCCCAAGGACACCGTCACCCCGCGCGCCTACACCAGCGCTGAGATCGCCGCCACCATCGCCGACTACCGCCACGCGGCCGAGAACGCCCGCCGCGCCGGCTTCGACGGCGTGGAAATCCACGCCCAGCAGTCCCACTTGATCCCGCAGTTCCTCAACCCGCGTCTCAACCAGCGCACCGACGCCTACGGAGGCAGCAGCGAGAAGCGGGCCCGGCTCCTCCTCGACATCCTCGACGCCGTCAGTGACGTGTTCGGCAGCGACCGCGTCAGCGTGAAGATGTCCCCGGGCTGGAACAACGGGACCACGTTCACCGCGGACGAGGAAGCACTCGCCGACTACGACCAGCTGTTCAAGAAGCTCAACGACAGCAACCTGGCCTACCTGCACCTCCTGGGCACCCCCGGCACCATCGAGGAGCGAATCGCCCTCTTCTCCCGCTACCGCGCCCACTACCAGGGCAACATCATCGCCAACCTCGGCTTCACCCAGGCCCTCGGCAACGAAATCCTCGACCACAAGATCGTCAACGCGGTCTCCTTCGCTGAACCTTTCATCGCCAACCCTGACCTGGTCGAGCGCTTCGCGCAGGGCCACCCGCTGGCCGACGGCGACCGTGCCACCTACTACGCCGGTCACGCCGAGGGCTACACCGACTACCCCGCCTTCACCGCCAACTGA
- a CDS encoding pentapeptide repeat-containing protein, with amino-acid sequence MWPVGTALAVIFAAAIVVAVGAFLTGWNLLGAHGLKPEHQLTTSTLFDLVKLSFGVVAGSGALVALVVAYRRQRVDEDGALREATRLHTEGFTTAVSQLGEDSPAVRLGGVHALFGLANDAPTQDLRQTCIDVLCAYLRLPSPSDPGNLPDGTSPSEEQRAAHRDKKDLYLGMREVRHTILRLIGDHYRIPEGMHRSWQGCNLDLTGVTIDGVMDFHGAVFSKGTVSFEGASISGRVLFFICAGFFGGEVSFRDATFDSDMVAFDGAIFSGGVVAFDRATFDGGSVSFAGATFSGSEVSFRNVKFSGGQVPFDNATGPVPIGLLDAVSATSATETVTLPPSWQNPNP; translated from the coding sequence ATGTGGCCGGTCGGGACCGCTCTCGCCGTCATCTTCGCCGCCGCGATCGTGGTCGCTGTCGGCGCCTTCCTCACCGGCTGGAACTTGCTTGGCGCCCACGGCCTCAAGCCCGAGCATCAGCTGACCACCTCGACCTTGTTCGACCTGGTCAAACTGTCCTTCGGGGTGGTCGCTGGATCCGGCGCGCTGGTAGCCCTGGTCGTGGCCTACCGGCGTCAGCGCGTCGATGAAGACGGCGCCTTACGCGAGGCGACCCGACTGCACACGGAGGGGTTCACCACCGCCGTCTCCCAACTCGGTGAGGACTCCCCAGCCGTCCGGCTCGGTGGGGTGCACGCCCTGTTCGGCCTCGCCAACGACGCACCCACACAAGACCTGCGCCAGACCTGCATTGACGTACTGTGCGCCTACTTGCGGCTGCCCTCCCCCTCCGATCCGGGCAACCTGCCCGACGGAACCTCGCCCAGCGAGGAGCAGCGCGCTGCCCACCGGGACAAAAAAGACCTCTACCTCGGAATGCGCGAGGTCAGGCATACGATCCTGCGCCTGATCGGAGATCACTACCGCATACCCGAAGGCATGCACCGCTCCTGGCAGGGCTGCAATCTCGACCTCACCGGCGTCACCATCGACGGTGTCATGGACTTTCACGGCGCCGTGTTTTCCAAAGGCACCGTCTCCTTCGAAGGCGCGTCAATCTCCGGCCGCGTGTTGTTCTTCATCTGCGCGGGGTTTTTCGGCGGCGAGGTGTCCTTCCGCGACGCAACGTTCGACAGCGACATGGTGGCCTTCGACGGTGCCATCTTCTCCGGCGGCGTGGTGGCCTTCGACCGTGCGACGTTCGACGGCGGCTCGGTGAGCTTCGCCGGAGCGACGTTCTCCGGCAGCGAGGTGTCCTTCCGCAACGTGAAGTTTTCCGGCGGCCAGGTTCCCTTCGATAACGCGACGGGTCCAGTTCCTATCGGGCTTCTCGACGCCGTCAGCGCCACCAGCGCTACTGAGACGGTCACCCTTCCACCTTCTTGGCAAAACCCAAATCCATAG
- a CDS encoding transposase family protein — protein sequence MPNDRRDQGRSHPLAFVLSLAACAVLAGAKSLAAIAERAADAPPHVLSRSVAHAGSRSAAPSPRPRPPWAVWFTTSGTSRMPRTPLAYAPAPLHVPWHPCATWPSVLSDQTNIAPLDSATTPATPAVH from the coding sequence GTGCCTAATGACCGGCGGGACCAGGGCCGAAGCCATCCGCTCGCCTTCGTCTTGTCCCTGGCAGCGTGCGCGGTGCTGGCCGGAGCGAAGTCCTTGGCCGCGATCGCGGAGCGGGCTGCCGACGCCCCGCCACACGTACTGTCCCGATCGGTGGCCCATGCCGGAAGCCGGAGCGCGGCCCCGTCGCCCCGGCCGAGGCCACCGTGGGCCGTATGGTTCACCACGTCAGGGACATCGCGTATGCCGAGGACACCGCTCGCGTACGCACCGGCACCGCTCCACGTGCCATGGCATCCCTGCGCAACCTGGCCATCGGTACTCTCCGACCAGACGAACATCGCGCCGCTCGACTCCGCCACCACACCCGCGACGCCAGCCGTCCACTGA
- a CDS encoding alpha/beta fold hydrolase yields MPSITTSDGLDIHYKDWGSGRPIVFCHGWPLSSDDWDPQLLFFLNQGFRVVAADRRGHGRSTQTDSGHDMDHYADDLAAVVDHLDLRDAVFVGHSTGGGEVAHYLARHGQDRAAKAALIAAVPPLMVQTDANPGGLPKAVFDDLQAQLAANRSVFYRALAAGPFYGFNRPGREFDEAIVDNWWRQGMTGSAKAHYDGIVAFSQTDFTDDLTKITVPVLVMHGDDDQIVPIDDSALLSSKLLPNGELKVYPGFPHGMPTTEASTINADLLEFIRS; encoded by the coding sequence ATGCCCTCCATCACCACCTCCGACGGCCTCGACATCCACTACAAGGACTGGGGCTCGGGCCGGCCCATCGTCTTCTGCCACGGTTGGCCGCTCTCGTCGGACGACTGGGACCCTCAGCTGCTGTTCTTCCTCAACCAGGGATTCCGCGTGGTCGCCGCCGACCGCCGCGGCCACGGCCGCTCCACCCAGACCGACAGCGGGCACGACATGGACCACTACGCCGACGACCTGGCCGCGGTGGTCGACCATCTCGACCTGCGCGACGCCGTGTTCGTCGGCCACTCCACCGGCGGTGGTGAGGTCGCACACTACTTGGCCCGACACGGCCAGGACCGGGCGGCCAAGGCCGCGCTGATCGCAGCCGTTCCGCCGCTGATGGTCCAGACCGACGCCAACCCCGGCGGACTGCCCAAGGCGGTCTTCGACGACCTGCAGGCGCAGCTGGCGGCGAACCGCTCGGTGTTCTACCGCGCGCTGGCGGCCGGCCCGTTCTACGGGTTCAACCGTCCGGGACGCGAATTCGACGAGGCGATCGTCGACAACTGGTGGCGACAGGGCATGACGGGCAGCGCCAAGGCCCACTATGACGGCATCGTGGCGTTCTCCCAGACCGACTTCACCGACGACCTCACGAAGATCACGGTGCCGGTCCTGGTCATGCACGGCGACGACGACCAGATCGTGCCCATCGACGACTCGGCGCTGCTCTCGTCCAAGCTGCTGCCCAACGGCGAGCTGAAGGTCTACCCGGGCTTCCCGCACGGCATGCCGACGACCGAGGCGTCAACGATCAACGCGGATCTGCTGGAATTCATCCGCTCCTGA
- a CDS encoding maleylpyruvate isomerase N-terminal domain-containing protein has product MKGFHLATQDLLLVASTLDDASWNLPSGAAGWRVKDVFTHAGQLISLLVSAVQGTLRYPDPPLGIERLNEVLVDAVREQSPAATVDFLRVQSELAFPVFDSLQDEPAASSTAQLLDLGVYELHAIPDMFCFDFATHLRFDLLGPRGPLDADVPPMDEDRMEPSVHWLLGGIPKMQRNLHRSLLAPLALDLTGPASTRVVLHRVGDMILVEDPATAPAPAAQVTSSTFDFLAWSTTRIPWREGTEVTGDTAVAAAFLDELNLI; this is encoded by the coding sequence ATGAAAGGCTTTCACCTGGCGACGCAGGATCTGCTCCTCGTCGCCAGCACTCTCGACGACGCCAGCTGGAACCTGCCCAGCGGTGCCGCGGGCTGGCGGGTCAAGGACGTGTTCACGCACGCCGGACAGCTCATCTCGCTGCTGGTGTCTGCCGTGCAGGGGACGTTGCGGTATCCGGATCCGCCGCTCGGGATCGAGCGGCTCAACGAGGTGCTGGTCGACGCCGTCAGGGAGCAGTCGCCCGCCGCAACCGTCGACTTCCTCCGAGTCCAGTCGGAGCTCGCCTTCCCCGTGTTCGACAGTCTCCAGGACGAGCCGGCGGCATCGTCCACCGCGCAGTTGCTCGACCTCGGCGTATACGAGCTGCACGCCATCCCGGACATGTTCTGTTTCGACTTCGCGACCCACCTGCGCTTCGACCTGCTCGGTCCCCGCGGGCCGCTGGACGCCGATGTGCCGCCCATGGACGAGGACCGGATGGAGCCCTCCGTCCACTGGCTGCTGGGCGGCATCCCGAAGATGCAGCGCAACCTGCACCGCTCGCTCCTCGCGCCGTTGGCACTCGATCTGACGGGCCCGGCGTCGACCCGTGTCGTCCTTCACCGCGTCGGGGACATGATCCTCGTCGAGGACCCCGCCACCGCACCGGCCCCGGCGGCTCAGGTGACGTCGTCCACGTTCGATTTCCTCGCCTGGTCGACCACCCGTATCCCCTGGCGTGAGGGGACCGAGGTGACCGGGGATACCGCTGTCGCCGCCGCTTTCCTCGACGAGCTGAACCTGATCTGA
- a CDS encoding helix-turn-helix domain-containing protein, translated as MSRSVTTAGEEAGVRRRPWSVPVRFRREGRKVGVMPVILNTDEVEERDRAEFVHEALGATMVPIELHWPGHRRSVAAHGVVTDLGDLTVCAGRTTALRVERTTALARDSMEPSIFINVQLSGSSMVLQHDREAVLRPGELVMYDSTSPYTLLNDTGMTGNFFRIPHSALAMPHDMIRAACAVKLGPGHPVTSLTHDYLRRLAADPALTTAVNADLVGHPSIELIRAVIATHLRADELAAEPMAATLQMRILEYARRHLHDPGLSAEQIAAAHHISVRYLYKVLAASGISLADWIRTRRLEACRQALAADAAVAVGAVARRHGFSDLSSFSRAFRAEYGMSPSEWRKH; from the coding sequence GTGTCCCGGTCAGTCACAACGGCCGGTGAAGAGGCGGGAGTTCGGCGCCGTCCCTGGTCAGTTCCTGTACGTTTCCGGCGGGAGGGTCGAAAGGTCGGCGTGATGCCCGTCATTCTGAACACCGATGAGGTCGAAGAGCGTGATCGTGCCGAGTTCGTCCACGAGGCGCTCGGCGCGACGATGGTGCCGATCGAACTGCACTGGCCCGGGCACCGACGGTCGGTGGCCGCGCATGGCGTCGTCACGGACCTGGGCGACCTGACCGTCTGCGCGGGACGTACCACCGCCCTGCGGGTGGAACGCACTACCGCCTTGGCCCGTGACTCGATGGAACCGAGCATTTTCATCAACGTGCAGCTCTCCGGGTCGAGCATGGTCCTCCAACACGACCGGGAAGCGGTGCTCCGGCCCGGCGAACTGGTCATGTACGACTCCACGTCCCCCTACACACTGCTGAACGACACCGGCATGACCGGCAACTTCTTCCGAATACCGCATTCGGCGCTGGCGATGCCGCACGACATGATCCGCGCGGCGTGCGCGGTCAAGCTGGGCCCGGGGCACCCGGTGACCTCGCTGACCCACGACTATCTGCGCCGACTGGCCGCCGATCCCGCCCTGACCACCGCGGTCAACGCCGACCTCGTCGGTCACCCGAGCATCGAACTCATCCGCGCCGTGATCGCGACCCATCTGCGGGCCGACGAGTTAGCGGCCGAGCCCATGGCCGCCACCCTGCAGATGCGCATCCTTGAATACGCCCGCCGGCACCTCCACGACCCTGGCCTGTCCGCCGAGCAGATCGCAGCCGCGCACCACATCTCGGTGCGCTATCTGTACAAGGTGCTTGCCGCAAGCGGCATCAGTCTCGCCGACTGGATCCGCACCCGCCGCCTCGAAGCGTGCAGGCAGGCCCTCGCCGCCGACGCCGCCGTGGCCGTCGGTGCTGTCGCACGACGCCACGGCTTCTCCGACCTGTCCAGCTTCAGCCGCGCATTCCGAGCCGAATACGGCATGTCCCCCAGCGAATGGCGAAAGCACTGA
- a CDS encoding TetR/AcrR family transcriptional regulator, with amino-acid sequence MTTTSEAPGRKLTAKGLATRERIVRAAAELIYEHGAQNTNNEQIREAAGVSGSQLTRHFPTKESLVRAVLAWQADTIVARHQAPELGELDSFAALYRWADSYIASQAMVRGGCTFGSLAAEVVKAEPSHRDAVADGFERWQELFARGLSKMRERGELRPEADPAALAHLLAAAFQGGALLDQAAGDSTPLRDALYGALAYIESFAVQRGPDDGPAGGR; translated from the coding sequence ATGACCACCACCAGCGAAGCGCCGGGTCGCAAGCTGACCGCCAAGGGCCTGGCCACGCGCGAACGCATCGTCAGGGCGGCCGCGGAGCTGATCTACGAACACGGTGCGCAGAACACCAACAACGAGCAGATTCGCGAGGCCGCCGGAGTCAGCGGCTCGCAGCTGACGCGCCACTTCCCCACCAAGGAGTCCCTGGTGCGCGCGGTGCTCGCCTGGCAGGCCGACACCATCGTCGCCCGCCACCAGGCGCCCGAGCTGGGCGAACTGGACAGCTTCGCGGCCCTGTACCGGTGGGCCGATTCCTACATCGCCTCGCAGGCCATGGTGCGCGGCGGCTGCACGTTCGGCTCCCTGGCCGCCGAGGTCGTCAAGGCCGAGCCCTCCCACCGGGACGCGGTGGCCGACGGCTTCGAGCGGTGGCAGGAGCTGTTCGCGCGCGGCCTGAGCAAGATGCGTGAGCGCGGCGAGCTGCGGCCGGAGGCCGACCCGGCCGCGCTCGCCCACCTGCTCGCCGCCGCGTTCCAGGGCGGCGCCCTGCTGGACCAGGCGGCCGGCGACTCCACGCCTCTGCGTGACGCCCTGTACGGAGCGCTGGCCTACATCGAGTCGTTCGCCGTGCAGCGCGGACCGGACGACGGCCCAGCCGGTGGCCGGTGA